The Crassostrea angulata isolate pt1a10 chromosome 1, ASM2561291v2, whole genome shotgun sequence nucleotide sequence TCTAATTCGGGGGTTTTTTCTGTGAATTATTGAATGCATTAAGTTATTTCCAAAAAAGGCACAGGTGACGGTAATTTGAACCAAGCATTGTAATAAAAAGTGTCATTGAGTAAATAATAAACAACAGTTTGTTCCTAATttggatatttcttttatttttatttttcagatgcAGAGAAAATAAATGACAGAATTTTCAAATTAGAAGAAACGTTCCAAAATTTCACAAACAAAAATGGTAACGTTTAGCTATTGACAATCTTGGCAgttatcaatttaaataaaaaatacattatattaaGATGGGTCAACATTTTATTCTGTCTGAGGGAAAAAAATCTCTTAGGCAAGTCAGTGGcaaagtttaaaaagaaaagattattgtatatatttactcggcataaaaatattcattcaacGCTTCAAATGTGTGATCTTCGAATGATAATGTTTTCATACATGTGCGTATTATATAGGTTCGTCTACAAAGCCAGCACAGTTAATGGGCCGGGAATTTTACATGGTATTTCCTCCACTGTTCTTTGATGGGGGCGACAGTTACTGTGTATTGTACATCGTGTCAGTCACCACGGGTACCTGTACTGTAGCACTGCCACTACTGACCAAAAGATACAACCTAGACCTAAAGCCAGGACAGAATACCCTGTTCCTACAAGCTTCATACATGGCCTTAGAGAATCAAATGGAAGGAAAGGGCGTCCATATTGAATGTAGCACCAGCGTTAACGTTTACGCGGCCAAGCACGACAAATTCACCACCACGGCATTTCTAGTTTTGCCCATTCACTCCAGATTTCATTACAAATATAGATATATTCCTTCCATTGAACCAAAGTCGGTGGCTCCGCAATATTATCATCTTTATAATAGTACTCTGTCCATAGTATCAAGTGGCGATAATAACGTTGTTACGGTTAATCTGAACTTAACGGAGAGTGATTCGATCACTATTGATAATCAGACATACTGGTACAACGAAAGCATTCgacttttgataaataaatatgaatcaaTTGTGATATCTCATGGAATGGACTTAACCGGAAGTTCGGTTTCTTCCATTGATCCCATATTCCTTGCCACTGGTAACAACTGTGGACGGCTGCACGACGACAATGCGTGCAGCGGAATGTATTCTGTGATTCCATTGGATGACTCGAATGACTCAAAAAATTACGAGAAAGAACATCTGTATGTTGCACCTTTCTTCTATCCATTTTTAAGAGGATATAGAATTAGGATAATGTCGAAGAGTTTAGATTATCGTTTGCAATATACTGTAGGGAGTGAAAATAAAACGGAAGTCTTATTTGTTCAAAGTAACTTTGTAGATATTGATGTGGAATCGAATGACCCCGTCTTTATCCGTGCAAGTAGATTTGTGTCTGTGATGGTTATAACACCTGGAAAAAATAACACTGATGGAGTAGGTACAGCGTTCATGCTGCATGTTCCAGAACAACAGAATCTTCTTTCAGAATACCATTTTGTGGTACCAGATCTAAATACAACGAGTTATATAACAATCGTATGCAGAAATGTGTCGCAATTAAGACTTGACAATGGCGTCATTAATGGAGAAAGTAGAACTACGTATGGCGTCAACTCTGAGCCATATGAAGTGGTGGCTCTACCAATACCACCAGGGTACCACACGGCAACAAACATCCAGGACGAGACTTTCTCCTTGTATGTGTACGGGAAACAGAAGCCAAATCTTGGCTATGGATTTGTTGCAGGGTTCAAAATACAAGAATAATTTTGATCTGCATGATTTGATAAACCTTTATagattgttttactttttattcaTGTGATTTAATTTGTCCATAAAAACCTGATTTTTTGCATACGATGCGAGATTGTGTAGTGCTATAATAATCAAAATGCCTGTGATCACTTGTATTCTAGTTTTGATATTGTTCAATTTACTatgtgaaatttttgaaaataaatatgtgCCAAATAAACctttaacatgttttaaaatgtgtatTCATTGGTAAAAAAGAATATAGATATGATATTAACATTGGGGTGTCTAGTCGTATTAGTTAGCACTTTTAAAAAGGTGGCTTTAAATTAGAGTAATAAAAAGAGTAATAAAAATGGGAAGGTTTAACGTTCAGAAGTCATTTCAATGTTAGACTGAGGTCagatgaaaattgtttaaacctgATGTCTAGACTATGTAGCCGGGCGGGAAGGGGAAAGGTTTCAAAAGGTGATGAAGAGTTTATAAAAATAGAGTTGTTACACGCATTTACATGAATCAAGAATAATTActcatttattaaaattgatatcagatgtaaaagataattttataatgtgCGTGATAGagaaaattgagaaaaaaaaaacaaaacaagagatGTGCCCAAAAATTTCGATTTCGTTAACAATATCCCATTAGTATCGAATAATGCAATgaattaagaaaagaaaaatgtaaaaaatgtttttagtaGATGCTGCTGTATGAACAGAATTGCGCGATAATTTACGTAAGAACTATATCTGTAATTTATACTATTTGTTGAAAGGTGAAGTTGATTGCAATTGAAAGCTTTGATTTATACATCTTAAGTTAACCATGTTAAAACACAATGATTTAATGTAAGTATTTATAAATGGATTATTATTTTCGACAATTATAAATAAGccaaatataaatgtacatgaatgTAAAAACACCGAATTTTAATGGCGTTTCATCTAAGAAAACCTTACCTGATTGGATATCAAATTAACCTTTAGTAAAACATTATCTATATTCTTTaccccaaaaaattaaaaactacatgGATTTATTTAGTTGGCAAATGTTAATCATTTACATTTGACAGCAATTAAAGTATACACTGCAGAAAAACTGTTCCATGAATAACTCTGCGGCCGTTTACTGGGAATATACATATGCCGAATTTAAAATTTACGACCTAGCGGAAATGGAACAAAGATTTTTAATTGCTTCTTTCCCCAGTTTCAAAGGCATCTAATCCGTGGGGTATGAATTTATTAATACTTGAAGAAGCCAGGTGTTTTCAACTTTTTAACAGTATATATTAACGTTTTTTTATTATCTACTTTCGTATTCCAATGAAGTTTTGTTTCCTCTCCCGTCcatttgaatttgataaaatgaaaaaaagaattaaattgaaTTCGCGATCAGCATTCAACATCTGCAGCCTGAATTATGATAAGTatgatgaatatatatattttttaatatcgtctaatgaaaacaaaattcaaatttctggTTTCGATGCAATAAGGACATTTAAGTTACGACTTTGCAGCGTGACCTTTGGAAGAAGTGAATGAGGTCGTATATAAATGAGGGGTGGGTGTGTTTGCTTTGACAGACGACCaagtatcaaattttattttgatcgATTTCCTGGATCGTCACTTCTACTGTATACGCTTGCACTTGAAATGAACTTGAAAAGTTCACCTTGCAATAGCAGACGAGCGAACCGCTTGGCGTGAATGCGCGCTGAAGATGAGTAATTCGTGAAAGTTTACTTCATATCAGAGTTTGCAACTTTTACTTACCAGAGGGGGGACTATTTGATCCTATCGCTACTGTTCCGAAGGAAACCAAGGCAGTATGTAAATACAGAGCACGTGCGAAGTGATTCAGtggaaattaaaattcatacaaCGTCCTTTAAAATTTGTCAGTTCGATCATCATTTTAATTCGAGCTGTCAAATATGTTAGTCATTTTGTTCAATATCattgatgatacatgtataaattgattACGCATCTGCATTGAGATTCAATATTCGATTGATcgtatgataatttgttttatttcaacagagATCGATGATGTTGTTAGAAATTTTACACTGATTTTTTGGTCGATAATTGAGATGTATAATGTCTTATTTTCATTCAGTTTTCATGTGCTTGCAATTATTTGCATGTTATTTCGCTGAGAGGTGTAGAGTTGTCACCTGTTATGCGGAAACCGATCACATGTATTTATAAGTTAATTATGTCTAGAAATGCAAAgtgtcttttttaaattaacaattccctcatataaaacataaaaattattgtttgtatGCCTGCATGGCCAGAAacctttattcaaaaatttcagtttaaaatATACTTTGGGTATGTGCAATCAATTTTTTTAGGGGAGGGGGGAGcttataatgatatttttttcagtatttaAGAGCTGAAGCTGTGCGAACAATCGAAGCGTAAGATGTAGTTGTATTTGTCGAAGGTGAATAACATGTCAGTATAATTGTCAAAAAGTTTGTGTAAATTGTGAGTTGTTCCGAACTCCAATCATACAGCATGTCACAGTTTTGAAACATAGCCGTAGGTTAAAGATCCCCGCAGCCAAGGCATACATAcctatttaagatataaatcaacaaaatgCGTGGGcgcgataagaaaaaaaaaatgcattgttcATTAGCAGACAAAATATACAGCTTAGATTGTAATTAATCTTAAACAGAAGCATTCTTCGTAGTTATCGAGATCAAACATTGTTAAGAGAAGCTTAGTGATATATATCGAAACGTGGAATAAATATTGCTTCTCAATTAGTTAAAAAATAGGACCATGGATACCGTCTCCTGcactttttcaaaaatggtcgTACATCGTTCCCAGTTAGTCCTGGAACGTGTTTCATTTTAAGTTTCCTCATCCCCCAGGCTTGGTATCTTTGCCTCGACAGACCCAAATAGGAATATTTGATACAATCTTTAAATTCTTATCTAATCGTCGGCATCTGGCATGACAACTAATAAATATATGGTATAATGAAGCATCTCCTAAGTATGTGAAATCCACAATACCTCCTCTATAACAGGGAAATAGTATGCAAGAATCAGTCATGAATAGGGGTCCTTTGCtaaatgtacaaaattcatAACTTCTGTGTCCGGGGTTCTTGTGTTGGTGCGAGATTTATAGTAAATGTGCAGTATTTCCTAAAATATTGCAGCGGACAGCATTATAATTCTTTAATTGGATTTACGGGACTTCTGTACACAAATGAACATGATGTTCCAATGCTCTCTTCTTcatttatgatttgaaaatgacCTCTGCAAAAAGAAAGTATAATATTTAGTTTTTTCAGCATACATGCAAAATTGTATTTACGATAGTATATTGCGTCTttcagtacagtaaaacacgctatTAGTGAaaacgcttataatgaattgacaatTATTATGAAGAAATGATCTGCATCCCCCATTCTCAAAACGTCGAGGGTCCTGAGTGGAATCGCAGCCGTCCCACAAGTGGAGTCAGGACATTGGCGTGGTGAGGATGCTATCagtattgaataaatatttgttttggatattttcttttctaatttcCTTGTATCTACTTAAAaatcttggaatatgttgacgaACAAAGTTAATTGTTATATgatctatatttttaaattaatgtgcAAGTATGTTCAACAATTAACATGAATTGTTACCGAATTTCTttgtttcactttttttttttggtttgattgttttgtatttgggttttattcttttcttttttttttcaattgaataaattgttaaaaaggATAGAATTTAACGACAAATGACACAAGAAAGTTCGGTAATGTACAGCGGcattaaattaagaaaatatagtGATGCGTGTTCTTGATTTAATTTACACGtgcaaaaaattataacaatattAATTACATCAGTTTTAAATTAGAATATAATCCATCAAGTTTCCCCTCGGTTTATCTGTGAGTATCATGTTTAAAATCATACTTTCTCGAAGTTTGAAAATTCTAATACGAAACACCTGCCTccataaattatttaagaaaatattaaaaattgtcaaagtaGTACATCATCGTCTTTCGTAGATttaatttttgtgcttttaacACACTCTGCTTTGGCAGTAATGAACTGAATGCATGCGTGTAGGAGGGTTAATTGACATCCAAATACTAGATAATCGCAGACCAAaaggtatttttaaatgaagggAAATCATTAAAATGACAAGTTTGTCAAATTTTCTGATCTTTTTGCTAAAAAATATCTATTCTGACATATTTCATCTACCATTGATGGGTTTGCACTGAAAAGAAGTGTTTTTCGGGGTTTTCCTTCTATTTTATGTTCAATATCAGGAACGATTTTTGAGTTGATTTTGTCTGATTACACGGTATTGTGCAACAAGTTACATCCGGGTGGTTGAGAATTTAGGACTTATTTTGTGTCTTTTAAGATTTCCTTAAACTACAAATAGAAAAAACAAGTCCGTGTACGAAAttctaaaataatgaaataatacgGGGGTTTCCGGTTCGTTTTgcaattaacaaattaaaaagatttccaTTTGCAGTGtatatgattgaaaaaaaagcaTACAGTACTCCTGACAAAAAGTTATTTAAATCTCAAAATTCTATAATGCttcgaatttaatttttttaagcttCAAATATTGAAATCCATTTTCTCCAATATCAGTTCAACGAGTTTGATAATTAAAAGGAAGGGAATACTAGAGCCATGCATgttatctttttataaaaaccgtgaaaattaataaacaaaataacttCCGATCGGAAATTAGGGTGTATgaagtataaaagaaaacattaaaacaatacATTAATCAATTAGATTTTGGTATTGCatggaaagaaaaaagaagGGCACTGAAATCAAGTATAAGACTAATGTTAAAGACTCTTATTGCCATCTACAGTTAAAAATGAATCTTACACTACATAAACATCATCAGACCAGATTCTTGGATTTTGCactaaaatgaatttaaatgagtttaatttgaaataataagaCTGTCGAGTATGATAAACATCgtactaatttttaaacaccTGTGTGTGTGACCACAAGTTTTGAACGCAATGAAAGTTTTGATAGCAATGAAAGTAATGAATAAGGATCTCGTAACTTTTAAGGAGAAAACGataaaaatacctttaatttgAGTAATGCATGTTACCTAAATCAACAAATAGCCTAATTTGGTGTGTAGGTGCTTATGTATTAACACCcagatttaattaattagaaCTGTGTCTACCCTAACCTTTTAGTTTGGTAATTTCCTTTATAACCAAGACATTTTCTGTTTCCTTCATTGATATTTTCACCCCTGTTCCAAATTTCTCTCAATGAAATGAGTGCATTAATCAGCATTCAATGAACTGTTTGTACCTGGACAGTACAAGAGCACATACTGTAATATATGCAGCTGGCATACTGACATTTAAATTCTTTTCCTATTTCACATTGTCCTCATTTACcctttttcatttcattgagaAGATGTTATATGTCACTTTTTGAAAACAGGACATTGACTTTAAGTAGCCTTGATAATTACATGTCAAATTTAGATTCACTGAGTGAGTAACAATGACTATGTACTAATATTTCTACAAGGTTGCACTAGTACTT carries:
- the LOC128187854 gene encoding uncharacterized protein LOC128187854; its protein translation is MSRYLFLSWYVTLCSFGVLRSQSLFDEYDFRCEERRDQKIAAKLQLYEDKIKALENQIKSIDLKNQKDAEKINDRIFKLEETFQNFTNKNGSSTKPAQLMGREFYMVFPPLFFDGGDSYCVLYIVSVTTGTCTVALPLLTKRYNLDLKPGQNTLFLQASYMALENQMEGKGVHIECSTSVNVYAAKHDKFTTTAFLVLPIHSRFHYKYRYIPSIEPKSVAPQYYHLYNSTLSIVSSGDNNVVTVNLNLTESDSITIDNQTYWYNESIRLLINKYESIVISHGMDLTGSSVSSIDPIFLATGNNCGRLHDDNACSGMYSVIPLDDSNDSKNYEKEHLYVAPFFYPFLRGYRIRIMSKSLDYRLQYTVGSENKTEVLFVQSNFVDIDVESNDPVFIRASRFVSVMVITPGKNNTDGVGTAFMLHVPEQQNLLSEYHFVVPDLNTTSYITIVCRNVSQLRLDNGVINGESRTTYGVNSEPYEVVALPIPPGYHTATNIQDETFSLYVYGKQKPNLGYGFVAGFKIQE